The window GCGCGGGTCCTGTATTACCGGAATGATATTCTCCATAAGCTTGGTTTGCGGCCGGAGGATATCGGGACATGGAAAGGGTTCAGGGAGGCGTGTGAGCGGCTGCACAATTCCAAATTGGGGAAACGGTATTTTGCCCTGCCCCTGGCGGGACAGAAAGAAGCCATTTTAATTCACGACCTGGCGCCCTGGATCTGGGGAGCCGGGGGGAGTTTCCTGAGTTCGGACCACCATTCCACCCAATTTAACGATCCGTCCGCGCTGAAAGGGATCGATTATTATATCCGGATGATGGTGGACCATCTGATCCCCATTTTCGGGAGGGACCGTTTTTCAACCGGGGACTTCTTTTCCGGGCAGTTTGCCTTTCAGGTGTCCGGGGTATGGCCGGTGAATTCGTATCTAAATCCGGAGTATCCTTACTATCAGCCGGAAGTGGCCAAGCATTATGGAATCTCGGTCTTTCCGGCCGGCCCGGCCGGTCAGGTGACCTTTCTGGGAGGCAGCAATCTGGCCATTGTGAGTACGTCCCAACATCCGCACGCGGCCTGGAAGCTCATTAAATTCCTGACCGGCATGGAAGCCCAGGTCCGCCATTCCCGGCAGATCGGGATGCTGCCCAGCCGCTACAGCGCTCTGGAAAAACTGCTGGCCGTGGCGCCGCCGCCCGTGGCTGAGGTTTTCCGGCATTCGCTCCGGGTGGCGCGGACGCTGCCGTGCGCGGCGACCCTGGGCGCCATTGAGCGCATCATGGGACGGGCCACCCAGAAGCTGATCGCCGCGGTGCGGGAGAATCGTTACGACGAAAAATTGCTGACCGAGGCGATGGCCTCCGCCGCCCGGGAATCGGATTACATTTTGTCGCTTTATGAATAAATTACGGTCGTTATCTCCGCAGGTCACACCATCGTCATTCCCCCCGGTCACTGGGGGGGAATCCATAGATCCCCCGCCAGAACCCGCGGGGGATGACGGGGAAAAATGAAAGATAAACACGCGTTGCAGAAAATCCGCGAGGAGTTCCAGAAGTTCCAACTGGGCGAGCCGCCCCGACACGGCCGCCGCTGGAGCCTTCTGCCGGAAGATAAAAATCAGATGCTGGCGCACGCGCTTCTGTATCTCTGCGAGTGGATGAAAATCGACCGCGGCGCTGTTTTTCTCCTCGATGATAACCGCAGGATGCTGTTGGCGCACCAGCGGGTCGATCTGATGGATGTTCTGCCGGGGGAGGAGGAGATCGCGCTGTTGCCGGATTCGCCCATCAGCCGGCTGCTCGACGGCAAGCGGCCGTCCCT is drawn from Elusimicrobiota bacterium and contains these coding sequences:
- a CDS encoding extracellular solute-binding protein, whose translation is MSSNPIRLNLWVMPNAGFDTQRVMNHELALFREENPGFDVHLTVHPWHFAWDRLIAVAKHKDYRNPPDVIQIGGTWNATLAALGILSDLTDYLDDIERTDIIRPVWNYCYEPTRTKAYSLPWFLDARVLYYRNDILHKLGLRPEDIGTWKGFREACERLHNSKLGKRYFALPLAGQKEAILIHDLAPWIWGAGGSFLSSDHHSTQFNDPSALKGIDYYIRMMVDHLIPIFGRDRFSTGDFFSGQFAFQVSGVWPVNSYLNPEYPYYQPEVAKHYGISVFPAGPAGQVTFLGGSNLAIVSTSQHPHAAWKLIKFLTGMEAQVRHSRQIGMLPSRYSALEKLLAVAPPPVAEVFRHSLRVARTLPCAATLGAIERIMGRATQKLIAAVRENRYDEKLLTEAMASAARESDYILSLYE